A region of Solea solea chromosome 7, fSolSol10.1, whole genome shotgun sequence DNA encodes the following proteins:
- the LOC131462148 gene encoding olfactory receptor 10A6-like — translation MKMMLNSSQVSHFTLDAYLDPGLFKYVIFLTVLCFYMFIIVANVLLIVVICMNRSLHEPMYLFLCSLFVNELYGSTGLFPLLLLHILSDVHSVSAPFCFLQNVCLYSYGGGEYLILAIMSYDRYLAICRPLQYSTHMTGNRIAALIAFAWLCPLLLCAVMTSLSATLRLCGNVINKVYCDNYSIVKLSCGATTVNNIYGLFVTCCSIFLPLALIFVSYAKILRICFSGCKQTRQKAVSTCSPHLASLLNFSCGAFFEIMQSRFNMNNIPNMMRIFLSLYWLTCQPLLNPLVYGLNLSKMRVICKSLISAEM, via the coding sequence atgaagatgatgttgAACTCCTCACAGGTGTCACATTTCACTCTGGATGCGTATTTAGACCCTGGTCTGTTTAAATATGTGATCTTCCTGACGGTGCTGTGCTTCTATATGTTTATTATCGTTGCTAACGTGCTGCTGATTGTAGTTATCTGTATGAACAGAAGTCTCCACGAGCCCATGTACCTGTTCCTGTGCAGCCTGTTTGTGAATGAACTGTACGGCAGCACAGGCTTGTTTcctttgctgctgcttcacattcTCTCCGACGTTCACTCCGTCTCCGCCCCCTTTTGCTTCCTGCAAAACGTTTGCTTGTACTCGTACGGTGGCGGCGAGTACCTGATCTTGGCCATCATGTCCTACGACCGCTACCTCGCCATCTGTCGCCCCCTGCAGTACAGCACACACATGACGGGGAACCGAATCGCTGCTCTCATCGCCTTCGCGTGGTTATGTCCCCTGCTGCTGTGCGCGGTGATGACGTCGCTCAGCGCGACTCTGCGGCTGTGCGGGAACGTCATCAACAAGGTTTACTGCGACAACTACTCCATCGTGAAGCTTTCGTGCGGCGCCACGACGGTCAACAACATCTACGGCCTCTTCGTCACGTGCTGCTCCATCTTCCTGCCCCTGGCGCTGATCTTCGTCTCGTACGCGAAGATTCTGAGGATCTGTTTCTCGGGTTGTAAGCAGACGCGGCAGAAGGCAGTCAGCACGTGCTCGCCTCACCTGGCCTCCCTGCTCAACTTCTCCTGTGGGGCCTTTTTTGAAATCATGCAGAGCAGgtttaatatgaataacattCCCAACATGATGAGGATATTTTTATCTCTGTACTGGCTCACTTGTCAGCCGCTGTTAAATCCTCTGGTTTATggcctcaacttgtccaaaatgagagtcATCTGTAAAAGTCTCATCTCTGCTGAAATgtaa
- the or60a1 gene encoding odorant receptor, family 60, subfamily A, member 1 has translation MNNSVNLLQITFTIYSSLGVYNVALVVFVFVFYVSSVCINVFLVTVICTDPRLYGRPMYVLLMNLCLCGMVGTTSVCLSIIKHVLHHNQQMSLQACLTQVFFNGMYSTCIFCILALMAYDRYVSICKPLLYHTIMTPLRVNLMLLVVYMVLGSFSGMQLYLTSRLQLCGHAVDKLFCYSMAIAYLSCKSSTVIYVYGLTCACFFIMLPCCLVILSYVHIFMVIVKKSKDSQRRALQTCTPHLVTFINFSVASLFGVIYNRLSRDLPIVVTIFITVNFFIIPPLLHPIIYGIKMQEIRQSISKRLKDKKRSCDFN, from the coding sequence ATGAACAACTCTGTGAACTTACTGCAGATCACCTTCACCATCTACAGCTCTCTGGGTGTGTACAATGTTGCACtggttgtgtttgtctttgtcttctatGTTTCCAGTGTGTGCATTAACGTCTTCCTGGTGACGGTCATTTGCACGGACCCCCGCCTGTACGGCAGACCCATGTACGTGCTGCTCATgaacctgtgtctgtgtggcatGGTGGGCACAACATCAGTGTGTCTCAGCATCATCAAACATGTGCTGCACCATAATCAGCAAATGTCCTTGCAGGCATGTCTGacccaggtcttcttcaatggCATGTACAGCACCTGTATATTCTGTATTCTGGCGCTGATGGCATATGACCGCTACGTCTCTATCTGTAAACCACTGCTTTACCACACCATCATGACTCCACTGAGAGTCAACCTGATGCTGCTGGTGGTTTACATGGTCCTCGGCTCCTTCTCAGGCATGCAGCTGTACCTGACGTCCAGACTGCAACTGTGCGGACACGCAGTTGACAAGTTATTTTGTTACAGTATGGCGATCGCTTACCTCTCCTGTAAGAGCTCAACAGTGATTTATGTTTACGGTCTAACTTGTGCTTGCTTCTTCATCATGCTCCCGTGTTGTCTGGTCATTCTGTCCTACGTCCACATCTTCATGGTGATTGTGAAAAAATCTAAGGACTCCCAGAGGAGGGCACTGCAGACATGCACACCTCACTTAGTCACTTTCATTAACTTCTCTGTGGCGTCCTTATTCGGAGTCATTTACAACCGACTTAGTCGGGACCTCCCAATAGTTGTCACGATTTTCATCACTGTGAATTTTTTCATCATCCCCCCTCTGCTCCATCCCATAATTTATGGGATCAAAATGCAGGAGATTCGACAAAGTATCAGCAAAAGGTTGAAGGATAAAAAACGGAGCTGCGACTTCAATtga
- the LOC131462262 gene encoding olfactory receptor 4E1-like, with the protein MMKMMLNSSQVSHFTLAAYSDPGLFKYVIFLILLCFYVLIIVANVLLIVVICMNRSLHEPMYLFMCSLFVNEVYGSTGLFPALLLHILSDVHTISAVFCYLQIYCVYSYAAIELLCLTVMSYDRYLAICRPLQYHACMTSKTIVLLIALSWLLPHLAIIVLTMLTLHLQLCGNVINKVYCGNYSIVKLACSDARVNNIYGLVQIMTYIISPLILILITYASILKVCFSGCKQTRQKAVSTCTPHLASLLNFSFGCLFQIIQSRFDMSSVPNILSILLSLYFLMCQPLFTPLLYGLKMSKICTICKRLLCGGR; encoded by the coding sequence atgatgaagatgatgttgAACTCCTCACAGGTGTCACATTTCACTCTGGCTGCTTATTCTGACCCCGGTCTCTTTAAATATGTGATCTTCCTGATTTTGCTGTGTTTCTATGTGTTGATCATTGTTGCTAACGTGCTGCTGATTGTAGTTATCTGTATGAACAGAAGTCTACATGAGCCTATGTACCTGTTTATGTGCAGCCTGTTTGTAAATGAAGTGTATGGCAGCACAGGCTTGTTTCCAGCCCTGCTGCTTCACATTCTCTCTGACGTTCACACCATCTCTGCTGTTTTCTGTTACCTGCAGATCTACTGTGTATATTCTTATGCCGCAATTGAGTTATTGTGCCTCACTGTCATGTCCTACGACCGCTACCTCGCCATCTGTCGTCCTCTGCAGTATCATGCATGTATGACAAGCAAAACAATCGTGTTGCTCATCGCCCTGAGTTGGTTGTTACCTCACCTTGCAATCATTGTTTTGACGATGCTGACTTTACATCTGCAACTGTGTGGAAACGTCATCAACAAAGTTTACTGCGGAAACTACTCCATTGTGAAGTTGGCGTGCTCTGATGCAAGAGTCAATAACATTTACGGACTTGTGCAAATTATGACCTACATTATTTCCCCACTAATACTGATCTTGATCACATATGcaagtattttaaaagtctgtttctctGGTTGTAAACAGACGAGACAGAAAGCCGTCAGCACCTGCACACCTCATCTGGCCTCGCTGCTCAACTTCTCCTTTGGCTGCTTATTTCAAATAATACAGAGCAGGTTTGATATGAGCAGTGTCCCTAATATTCTGAGCATCTTATTATCGTTGTACTTCCTGATGTGTCAGCCACTGTTCACTCCGCTGCTCTACGGActgaaaatgtctaaaatctgcACCATATGTAAACGTCTGCTGTGTGGTGGCAGATGA
- the LOC131462147 gene encoding olfactory receptor 11A1-like — translation MMKMMLNSSQVSHFTLAAYSDPGLFKYVIFLILLCFYVLIIVANVLLIVVICMNRSLHEPMYLFMCSLFVNEVYGSTGLFPALLLHMLSDVHTISAVFCYLQIYCVYSYATIELFCLTVMSYDRYLAICRPLQYHACMTSKTIVLLIALSWLFPLLAIIVLMMLTLHLQLCGNVINKVYCGNYSIVKLACSDSRVNNIYGLVYTMISIVFPLILILITYVRILKVCFSGCKQTRQKAVSTCTPHLASLLNFSFGCLFQIIQSRFDMSSVPNILSILLSLYFLTCQPLFTPLLYGLKMSKIYTICKRLLCGCR, via the coding sequence atgatgaagatgatgttgAACTCCTCACAGGTGTCACATTTCACTCTGGCTGCTTATTCTGACCCCGGTCTCTTTAAATATGTGATCTTCCTGATTTTGCTGTGTTTCTATGTGTTGATCATTGTTGCTAACGTGCTGCTGATTGTAGTTATCTGTATGAACAGAAGTCTACATGAGCCTATGTACCTGTTTATGTGCAGCCTGTTTGTAAATGAAGTGTATGGCAGCACAGGCTTGTTTCCAGCCCTGCTGCTTCACATGCTCTCTGACGTTCACACCATCTCTGCTGTTTTCTGTTACCTGCAGATCTACTGTGTATATTCTTATGCCACAATTGAGTTATTCTGCCTCACTGTCATGTCCTACGACCGCTACCTCGCCATCTGTCGTCCTCTGCAGTATCATGCATGTATGACAAGCAAAACAATCGTGTTGCTCATCGCCCTGAGTTGGTTGTTCCCTCTTCTTGCAATCATTGTTTTGATGATGCTGACTTTACATCTGCAGCTGTGTGGAAACGTCATCAACAAAGTTTACTGCGGAAACTACTCCATTGTGAAGTTGGCGTGCTCTGATTCAAGAGTCAATAACATTTACGGACTTGTGTACACGATGATCTCCATTGTTTTCCCGCTCATACTGATCTTGATCACGTATGTGAggattttaaaagtctgtttctctGGTTGTAAACAGACGAGACAGAAAGCCGTCAGCACCTGCACACCTCACCTGGCCTCGCTGCTCAACTTCTCCTTTGGCTGCTTATTTCAAATAATACAGAGCAGGTTTGATATGAGCAGTGTCCCTAATATTCTGAGCATCTTATTATCGTTGTACTTCCTGACGTGTCAGCCGCTGTTCACTCCGCTGCTCTACGGActgaaaatgtctaaaatctacACCATATGTAAACGTCTGCTGTGTGGTTGCCGATGA
- the LOC131462150 gene encoding olfactory receptor 10A3-like has translation MRVKMNSTCVSYFILAAYFDTGLFKYVIFLTVLCYYVLIIVANMLLIVVICMNRSLHEPMYLFVCSLSVNELYGSTGLFPLLLLQTLSNVHTISFSLCFLQIYCGHTYVCVGLLNLTTMSYDRYLAICHPLQYNTNMTSKKVAVLIALSWLFPLLEIVILISLTLSLQLCGNVIHKVYCDNFSVVKLSCSDTSVNNIYGLVFTVIAIIIPFVLILITYVRILKVCFSGCKQTRQKAISTCTPHVASLLNFFFGVCVEVLQSRFDMSGAPNILRMFLSLYFVTCQPLFNPLMYGLKLSKIRNMYFRPTS, from the coding sequence aTGAGGGTGAAGATGAACTCGACCTGTGTGTCTTATTTCATATTGGCAGCTTACTTTGACACTGGTCTGTTTAAATATGTGATCTTCCTGACTGTGCTGTGTTACTATGTGCTGATCATTGTTGCCAACATGCTGCTGATTGTAGTTATCTGTATGAACAGAAGTCTGCATGAGCCCATGTACCTGTTTGTGTGCAGCCTGTCAGTAAATGAACTGTATGGTAGTACAGGCTTGTTTCCATTACTGCTGCTTCAAACTCTCTCCAATGTTCACAccatctctttttctctttgtttcctgCAGATCTACTGTGGACACACTTATGTTTGTGTTGGATTATTAAATTTAACCACCATGTCCTACGACCGTTACCTCGCCATTTGTCACCCTCTGCAGTACAACACAAATATGACATCTAAAAAGGTTGCTGTGCTCATTGCTCTGTCATGGTTGTTTCCTCTCCTTGAGATTGTCATTCTGATATCACTGACGTTGTCTCTACAGCTGTGTGGAAATGTCATCCACAAAGTTTACTGTGATAACTTTTCTGTGGTCAAACTTTCATGCTCTGACACCAGTGTCAACAACATATACGGCCTGGTGTTCACGGTGATCGCCATCATCATCCCGTTCGTCCTTATTCTGATAACATACGTGAggattttaaaagtctgtttctctGGTTGTAAACAGACAAGACAGAAAGCAATCAGCACCTGCACACCTCATGTGGCCTCGCTGCTCAACTTCTTCTTTGGGGTTTGTGTTGAAGTTCTGCAGAGCAGGTTTGATATGAGCGGCGCCCCTAATATTCTGAGaatgtttttatctttatattttgTCACATGTCAGCCGCTCTTCAACCCTCTGATGTACGGACTCAAGCTGTCAAAAATACGCAACATGTACTTCCGTCCCACCTCATGA
- the LOC131462164 gene encoding olfactory receptor 10A3-like: MRVKMNSTSVSYFILAAYFDTGLYKYVIFLTVLCYYVLIIVANMLLIVVICMNRSLHEPMYLFVCSLSVNEVYGSTGLFPLLLLQTLSNVHTISVSLCFLQIYCVHTYVCVGLLNLTTMSYDRYLAICHPLQYNTNMTSKKVAVLIALSWLFPLLEIVILISLTLSLQLCGNVIHKVYCDNFSVVKLSCSDTSVNNIYGLVFTVIAIIIPFVLILITYVRILKVCFSGCKQTRQKAISTCTPHVASLLNFLFGVCFEVLQSRFDMSGAPNILRIFLSLYFLTCQPLFNPLMYGLKLSKIRNMYFRPTL; this comes from the coding sequence aTGAGGGTGAAGATGAACTCGACCTCTGTGTCTTATTTCATATTGGCAGCTTACTTTGACACTGGTCTGTATAAATATGTGATCTTCCTGACTGTGCTGTGTTACTATGTGCTGATCATTGTTGCCAACATGCTGCTGATTGTAGTTATCTGTATGAACAGAAGTCTGCATGAGCCCATGTACCTGTTTGTGTGCAGCCTGTCAGTAAATGAAGTGTATGGTAGTACAGGCTTGTTTCCATTACTGCTGCTTCAAACTCTCTCCAATGTTCACACCATCTCCgtttctctctgtttcctgcAGATCTACTGTGTTCACACTTATGTTTGTGTTGGATTATTAAATTTAACCACCATGTCCTACGACCGTTACCTCGCCATTTGTCACCCTCTGCAGTACAACACAAATATGACATCTAAAAAGGTTGCTGTGCTCATTGCTCTGTCATGGTTGTTTCCTCTCCTTGAGATTGTCATTCTGATATCACTGACGTTGTCTCTACAGCTGTGTGGAAATGTCATCCACAAAGTTTACTGTGATAACTTTTCTGTGGTCAAACTTTCATGCTCTGACACCAGTGTCAACAACATATACGGCCTGGTGTTCACAGTGATCGCCATCATCATCCCGTTCGTCCTTATTCTGATAACATACGTGAggattttaaaagtctgtttctctGGTTGTAAACAGACAAGACAGAAAGCAATCAGCACCTGCACACCTCATGTGGCCTCGCTGCTCAACTTCTTATTTGGGGTTTGTTTTGAAGTTCTGCAGAGCAGGTTTGATATGAGTGGCGCCCCTAATATTCTGAGAATATTTTTATCTTTGTATTTTCTTACATGTCAGCCGCTCTTCAACCCTCTGATGTACGGACTCAAGTTGTCAAAAATACGCAACATGTACTTCCGTCCCACCTTATGA
- the LOC131462143 gene encoding olfactory receptor 6N1-like has product MRRRMKILLNSSQVSHFTLAAYSDPGPVKYVIFLVVLCYFLLIIFANVLLIAVICMNRSLHEPMYLFLCSLFINELYGSTGLFPALLHHILADVHTISTFFCFLQIYTIHFYGSVELCTLTVMSYDKYLAICHPLQYHRRMTAAKVGALTAFVWLYSVLATVVMIWLTLSLQLCGNTIDKVYCDNFSVVRLSCFDTRVNNVYGLVYMFTVIVSLIFLILCSYMRILRVCFNSCSQTRQKALTTCTPHLASLINFSFGAFFEIVQGRFDMSRVPTTARVFLSLYWLVGQPFFNPLMHGLVLTKIRVVCKGLTVRK; this is encoded by the coding sequence atgaggaggaggatgaagatttTGTTGAACTCCTCTCAGGTGTCCCATTTCACTCTGGCTGCTTACTCTGACCCTGGCCCAGTTAAATATGTGATCTTCTTGGTTGTGCTGTGTTACTTCCTGTTGATCATTTTTGCTAATGTGTTGCTGATTGCAGTTATCTGTATGAACAGAAGTCTCCATGAGCCCATGTATCTGTTCCTGTGCAGCCTGTTTATTAATGAACTATACGGCAGCACGGGATTGTTTCCAGCGCTGCTGCACCACATCCTCGCCGACGTTCACACGATCTCCACCTTCTTCTGCTTCCTGCAGATCTACACGATCCATTTCTATGGCAGCGTCGAGCTATGCACACTGACCGTCATGTCGTACGACAAATACCTGGCCATCTGTCACCCTCTGCAGTACCACAGGCGTATGACGGCCGCCAAAGTGGGCGCGCTCACGGCGTTCGTGTGGCTGTACAGCGTGCTGGCCACTGTCGTGATGATATGGCTGACGCTGAGTCTGCAGCTGTGCGGCAACACCATCGACAAGGTCTACTGCGACAACTTCTCCGTGGTTCGGCTGTCGTGCTTCGACACGAGGGTCAACAACGTGTACGGGCTCGTGTACATGTTCACCGTGATCGTGTCGCTCATCTTCCTCATCCTGTGCTCGTACATGCGGATCCTCAGGGTCTGCTTCAACAGTTGTAGTCAGACACGGCAGAAGGCCTTGACCACGTGCACGCCTCACCTGGCCTCACTCATCAACTTTTCCTTCGGGGCGTTCTTTGAGATCGTCCAGGGCCGCTTTGACATGAGCCGCGTCCCCACAACTGCGCGTGTCTTCTTGTCCCTGTACTGGCTCGTCGGTCAGCCGTTCTTTAACCCGCTCATGCACGGACTCGTCCTGACCAAAATACGTGTGGTGTGTAAGGGTTTGACTGTCAGGAAATGA
- the LOC131462144 gene encoding olfactory receptor 5P6-like, translating into MKILLNSTQVSYFILGAYVDTGLFRYPFFLIVLCLYVMIIVSNVLLIAVICMNRSLHEPMYLVLCSLFVNELYGSMGMYPFLMLNILSNVHIVSASFCLLQVFCLYSYGGVEFFTLAMMSYDRYLAICHPLQYNTRLTATKIPWLIALTWLYPLLNNIFYVYCRTAPLQLCGNIINKVYCDNYSIIRLSCFDTSVHNIIGLVHIFTIIFCLIMLILYTYMRILRVCVMGSKQARQKALSTCVPHLISLFNFATGAFFEIIQSRFNMSHIPNIARIALSLYWLTCQPLINPLLYGLQMSKIRIVYKNLVFRRKV; encoded by the coding sequence ATGAAGATCCTATTAAACTCCACTCAGGTGTCTTATTTTATTCTCGGAGCGTACGTGGACACCGGCCTCTTCAGATACCCCTTCTTCCTGATCGTGCTGTGTTTATATGTGATGATCATTGTTTCTAACGTGCTGCTGATTGCAGTTATCTGTATGAACAGAAGTCTACATGAACCCATGTACCTGGTTCTGTGCAGCCTGTTTGTGAACGAACTGTACGGCAGCATGGGCATGTATCCATTTCTGATGTTGAACATACTCTCCAACGTCCACATCGTCTCTGCCAGCTTCTGCCTCCTGCAGGTGTTCTGCCTCTACTCCTATGGTGGTGTGGAGTTTTTCACCTTAGCCATGATGTCATACGACCGTTACCTTGCCATCTGTCACCCTCTGCAGTACAACACGCGCCTAACAGCCACTAAGATCCCATGGCTCATTGCTTTGACTTGGCTGTATCCGTTGTTAAACAACATCTTCTACGTGTACTGCAGGACCGCTCCTCTGCAGCTGTGTGGGAACATCATCAACAAAGTCTACTGTGACAACTACTCCATCATCAGGCTGTCGTGCTTTGACACGAGCGTGCACAACATCATCGGCCTGGTGCACATATTCACCATCATCTTCTGCCTCATTATGCTGATCCTGTACACGTACATGAGGATTTTAAGAGTCTGTGTGATGGGCTCCAAACAAGCGAGGCAGAAAGCACTCAGCACGTGCGTGCCTCACCTGATCTCGCTGTTTAACTTCGCCACCGGGGCGTTCTTCGAGATCATTCAGAGCAGGTTCAACATGAGTCACATACCCAACATTGCACGCATCGCCCTGTCACTGTACTGGCTCACGTGTCAGCCACTCATCAACCCGCTACTGTACGGACTGCAAATGTCCAAGATACGCATTGTTTACAAGAACCTGGTATTTAGGAGAAAAGTGTGA